The stretch of DNA ATGCCAGCCGCCAACTCCATGAGTCCGGCAATGGCGGTACGCGCAGTATCGCTCAATCGGCCTCCATCGAGCATCATGCTGCGTCCATCTTTCATCAGCCGCATGTGAATGTGCATGCCCGAGCCGGCCTTGCCCGTAGTGATTTTCGGAGCAAAGGTCACGTTCATCCCCATCTGATAAGCCAAGTTACGGATGATCCACTTAGCAATCATCAGTTCGTCGGCGGCCTTTTCTACAGGCACGGGTAAGAACTCTATTTCGTTCTGCTCATACACCAGTCCGTCCTGACTGAAATTGCCCACCTCCGAGTGTCCGTATTTAATCTGTCCACCCGCTTTGGCAATGTACGACATACAGAGCGTGCGGAAATCGTTGGTCTTGGCATAAGGCATCGACTCGTGATAGCCGCGCTGGTCAACGGCGGGAAACACCTCCTCGTCGGGCGTGATGACATAGTATTCCAGTTCGCCCATAGCATGGAATTCCATGCCCGTCACCTCACGAAAAGCTTTCGCTGCCTTCGCCAACGTATACTCGGGCGAGCTCTCCAACGGATTACCATCCTTGTCGAAATAAGAAGCCAACAGGCAAAGCGTGGGAATCTCGGCAAAAGGATCGACAAAGGCCGACGAGTAACGCGGTACGACATAAAGGTCGCTGCTGCCCGCCTGGATAAAGGAGAAGAGGCTCGAGCCATCCACCCGTTCGCCGCAGGTGAGAATGGTGTCGAGATAGTCCAGGTTGTTGATCACGAAATTGAGTGTTTTCAACTTCCCGTCTCCGCCCGGATACATCAAGTTCACCATCTTGATTTCATTTTCGCGAATAAAACGCACAATGTCGTCTTTAGTCCACTCCGACGACGGTTTCTGCAAGAACGCCACCACTTCGTTGGCATTCATCAAAAGTTCATTGTTTGCCATGATGATTGTTTATGTTTGTGTAGATGTAGGCAAAGGTATGAAAAAGAAAAGGATGCCACAAACAATCGGCTCGCTATTTATATTCCCGTTAGGCAATCATATGCGGGAAACCTCTCCTATATGTTCTATTGTTGGCGTGTGCCGCCTACCGCATAAGCGATTGGGCCGTTGGTATTACTTGCGCAGAGCATTCCCAATAGGTGGCAGATAGGATTTCGATGCATAACAGATGATTTACGAATATATGGCAGATGACCTCCCGGTGTATGGCAGAGACCATTCCGATGCATGACAGACATTCCCCGATGTGCGAGAAACCACCTCTTGCGGTGTAAATGATGCTTGTGCACAAAACACCAAGTGCTCTTTCGCTAACAACCGCATAGCGGTTGGTCCGTTGGTAGAGCAGGGTTGGCGAGTGAAACGAGGCTACCCTGTTTAAGCGGTCCCCACCCATAACAACCCTAACGGGGTTGGTCTGTTTTTCATTGTTCGTTATTCTTTTCTCCTACAGCATAGTAGAACCGTTTGTTAGATGTGATGACAAAATGTCATATTAATAGGGCTGAGGTGTGCTAAAATGTCAGCATTTCGACTTGGGCATATCCTTTGAAGAGATAGGAATAGACCATAAAAATATATGGATAACAAACTGAATAATCAAGAAAGGAGAACCATACAATGAACTTCGACAAGTATACAATCAAAGCGCAAGAAACGGTCCAAGAGGCCGTGAACATTGCGCAACGGGCAGGCCAACAGAGCATCGAACCGGTGCACCTGCTCAAGGCCTTGCTTGAAAAGGCTGCCGATGTAACCAACTACATCTTCCAAAAGCTTGGCGTTAACGCCATGCAGGTAAGCACGTTGGTTAATTCGGAAGTAGAACATCTCCCGCGTGTAGCGGGCGGAAACCCCTACCTAAGTAACGAAGCCAACAACGTTTTGTTGAAGGCCGAAGACGTATCGAAGAGCCTTGGCGACGAGTTTGTCTCGGTTGAGCCGCTCTTCCTCGCTTTACTGGCCGTTAATTCGTCGGCCGCTCGCATACTGAAAGATGCGGGATGCACCGAAAAAGATGCGCGCGCTGCCATCGAGGCCCTACGGCAAGGGCAACAGGTGAAGTCGCAATCGGGCGACGAGAACTACCAATCGTTGGAGAAATACGCCAAGAACTTGGTGGAAGACGCTCGTAACGGCAAGTTAGACCCTGTTATCGGGCGCGACGACGAGATACGTCGCGTGTTGCAAATTCTTTCGCGCCGCACCAAGAACAACCCCATATTGATAGGCGAACCGGGCACGGGTAAGACCGCCATTGTTGAAGGTTTGGCTGAACGCATCGTGCGTGGCGACGTGCCGGAGAACCTGAAAGACAAGCAACTGTATTCGCTAGACATGGGCGCACTGGTTGCAGGGGCCAAGTATAAGGGCGAATTTGAAGAGCGACTGAAAAGTGTTATCAAGGAAGTGACCAACGCCGATGGGCAGATCATCCTCTTTATCGACGAAATTCACACGCTCGTTGGAGCTGGCGGAGGCGAAGGGGCGATGGATGCCGCCAACATTTTGAAACCCGCGTTGGCTCGTGGAGAACTCAGGGCCATAGGTGCCACCACGCTCAACGAGTATCAAAAGTACTTCGAAAAAGACAAAGCGCTGGAACGCCGCTTTCAAACCGTCATGGTAAACGAACCCGATGAGCTTAGCGCCATTTCTATTTTGCGCGGTATTAAGGAGCGTTACGAAAACCATCACAAGGTGCGTATACAGGACGACGCTTGTATTGCCGCCGTACAACTGTCTGAACGCTACATCTCCGACCGCTTTCTGCCCGACAAAGCCATCGACCTGATGGACGAGGCGGCAGCAAAACTGCGAATGGAACGCGACTCGGTGCCCGAAGAACTGGACGAAATAACCCGTCGCCTTAAACAGTTGGAGATTGAACGAGAGGCCATTAAGCGCGAAAACGATGAGCCCAAGATGGCGCAATTGGATAAGGATATAGCCGAATTGCGCGAACAAGAGAAGGCATTCAGGGCCAAATGGGAGAGCGAAAGGGCGCTGGTCAACAAGATTCAGCAAAACAAGCTGGAGATTGAACGCTTGAACCACGAGGCCGATAGGGCCGAACGCGAGGGCAATTACGAACGTGTGGCCGAAATTAGGTATGGCAAGCTGAAAGAGCTGGACAGCGACATCGAGCACATTAAGCAGCAACTGCAAGCCACGCAAGGCGGAGAAGGCATGGTGCGCGAGGAGGTGACGGCCGACGACATTGCCGAAGTGGTGAGCCGTTGGACGGGCATCCCCGTAACGCGGATGCTGCAAAGCGAGCGCGAAAAGCTGTTGCACCTCGAAGAAGAGCTGCATCGCCGCGTGATCGCACAAGACGAAGCCATCGCCGCAGTTAGCGATGCCGTGCGCAGAAGTCGTGCCGGTCTGCAAGACCCCAAACGTCCTATCGCCTCATTTATCTTCCTCGGCACAACGGGTGTTGGTAAAACGGAGTTGGCGAAGGCCTTGGCCGAATACCTCTTTAACGACGAATCGATGATGACACGCATCGACATGAGCGAGTATCAAGAAAAGTTCAGCGTGTCTAGGCTCATCGGTGCACCTCCGGGATATGTGGGTTACGACGAGGGCGGACAGTTGACCGAGGCCGTCAGACGTAAGCCTTACAGCGTGGTTCTTTTCGACGAGATTGAGAAAGCGCACCCCGACGTGTTCAACATCCTGCTACAAGTGCTCGACGACGGCCGCCTAACCGACAACAAGGGACGTACGGTGAACTTCAAAAACACCATCATCATCATAACGTCTAACCTTGGTTCGCAGTACATCCAGCAACAGTGCGTCCACCTCAGCGATGCCAATCGCGATGAGGTTTTAGCCGAAACGCGCCAAAAGGTAATGGACATGCTCAAACAAACCATACGTCCAGAGTTCCTCAATCGTATCGACGAAACCATCATGTTCCTGCCGCTCACCAAGCAAGAGATTGCCGAAGTGGTTCGCTTGCAGATGAACGGTGTGCGTAGAATGCTCGAGGGGCAGGGGTTCCACATCGAGGTGAGCGAGCGCGCCATTGAGGTGTTGGCCGACCTGGGTTACGATCCCGAGTTTGGTGCACGTCCCGTTAAGCGCG from Prevotella sp. oral taxon 475 encodes:
- a CDS encoding glutamine synthetase family protein, translated to MANNELLMNANEVVAFLQKPSSEWTKDDIVRFIRENEIKMVNLMYPGGDGKLKTLNFVINNLDYLDTILTCGERVDGSSLFSFIQAGSSDLYVVPRYSSAFVDPFAEIPTLCLLASYFDKDGNPLESSPEYTLAKAAKAFREVTGMEFHAMGELEYYVITPDEEVFPAVDQRGYHESMPYAKTNDFRTLCMSYIAKAGGQIKYGHSEVGNFSQDGLVYEQNEIEFLPVPVEKAADELMIAKWIIRNLAYQMGMNVTFAPKITTGKAGSGMHIHMRLMKDGRSMMLDGGRLSDTARTAIAGLMELAAGITAFGNKNPTSYFRLVPHQEAPTNICWGDRNRSVLVRVPLGWAAGIDMCHKANPQQPTELPDTSLKQTFEVRSPDGSADVYQLLAGLCVACRHGFELSNALRIAEQTYVDVNIHDAANAGRLAALGQLPDSCAASADCLERQRAVFEKHGVFSPAMIDGIIAQLRAFDDATLRKDIEGHPAELKALVDRYFHCG
- the clpB gene encoding ATP-dependent chaperone ClpB, producing the protein MNFDKYTIKAQETVQEAVNIAQRAGQQSIEPVHLLKALLEKAADVTNYIFQKLGVNAMQVSTLVNSEVEHLPRVAGGNPYLSNEANNVLLKAEDVSKSLGDEFVSVEPLFLALLAVNSSAARILKDAGCTEKDARAAIEALRQGQQVKSQSGDENYQSLEKYAKNLVEDARNGKLDPVIGRDDEIRRVLQILSRRTKNNPILIGEPGTGKTAIVEGLAERIVRGDVPENLKDKQLYSLDMGALVAGAKYKGEFEERLKSVIKEVTNADGQIILFIDEIHTLVGAGGGEGAMDAANILKPALARGELRAIGATTLNEYQKYFEKDKALERRFQTVMVNEPDELSAISILRGIKERYENHHKVRIQDDACIAAVQLSERYISDRFLPDKAIDLMDEAAAKLRMERDSVPEELDEITRRLKQLEIEREAIKRENDEPKMAQLDKDIAELREQEKAFRAKWESERALVNKIQQNKLEIERLNHEADRAEREGNYERVAEIRYGKLKELDSDIEHIKQQLQATQGGEGMVREEVTADDIAEVVSRWTGIPVTRMLQSEREKLLHLEEELHRRVIAQDEAIAAVSDAVRRSRAGLQDPKRPIASFIFLGTTGVGKTELAKALAEYLFNDESMMTRIDMSEYQEKFSVSRLIGAPPGYVGYDEGGQLTEAVRRKPYSVVLFDEIEKAHPDVFNILLQVLDDGRLTDNKGRTVNFKNTIIIITSNLGSQYIQQQCVHLSDANRDEVLAETRQKVMDMLKQTIRPEFLNRIDETIMFLPLTKQEIAEVVRLQMNGVRRMLEGQGFHIEVSERAIEVLADLGYDPEFGARPVKRAIQRYVLNDLSKKILAEEVSRDKPILIDATDGGQLSFRSKE